Proteins from a single region of Ornithodoros turicata isolate Travis unplaced genomic scaffold, ASM3712646v1 Chromosome14, whole genome shotgun sequence:
- the LOC135372303 gene encoding putative nuclease HARBI1, which translates to MNELRELDEIQQLQDFESYPMTRSIRDRLDPFRTWSDRGFRRRYRFSKDTVRYIIEVVRPDLQASEFNNAIPPDLQVLDTLRLSAKGSYQDDASHIHGFSQPTQSRIVRRISVALASRRVHFIKFPVLPAEQEDEKTQFLRRFGFPFTVGVIDCTHIRIKSPGGQVAQVYINRKGYYSLNMQLVCDAKEAITNVVARWRGSAHDSRIWQESELHRTCSSGAIHGVLGDNGYATTEYLLTPLLRPRAEREERFNAAHRKTRQLIERVIGQLKNEFRCLIRKLEARLETAKAVIVAVCVLHNLAKTHYGWSRKTCIHQTVSSKRQTSSDEEDDTSSSDDDSSDEIYSLADTSDTEEYQIPPQGSGSSFRSNIIATYFTH; encoded by the exons ATGAACGAACTTCGGGAACTAGACGAAATTCAACAACTCCAGGATTTTGAGTCATACCCTATGACAAGGTCGATAAGGGACCGCTTAGACCCCTTTAGAACATGGAGTGATAGGGGTTTTAGGCGCCGGTACCGTTTCTCAAAGGATACTGTACGATACATCATTGAGGTGGTGCGTCCTGATTTGCAAGCGAGTGAGTTCAACAATGCGATACCACCAGACTTGCAAGTGCTGGATACATTGCGACTTTCCGCCAAAGGCTCCTACCAAGACGACGCCTCCCATATTCACGGCTTTAGTCAGCCTACGCAATCGCGGATAGTGCGTAGAATTTCAGTAGCCCTGGCCAGCAGGCGAGTTCACTTTATCAAGTTTCCCGTGCTCCCAGCTGAGCAAGAAGACGAAAAGACTCAGTTCCTGAGGAGGTTTGGCTTCCCGTTCACCGTTGGCGTGATAGATTGCACGCATATTCGCATTAAAAGCCCCGGTGGACAAGTTGCACAAGTGTACATAAACAGAAAGGGGTACTACTCCCTGAACATGCAG CTAGTGTGTGACGCAAAAGAGGCTATCACAAACGTCGTTGCGCGGTGGCGAGGAAGCGCTCACGACTCAAGGATATGGCAGGAGTCTGAGCTCCACAGGACATGTTCCTCTGGT GCAATACATGGAGTTCTTGGAGACAACGGTTATGCAACAACAGAGTACCTGCTGACACCACTCCTGAGACCTCGAGCTGAACGAGAAGAGCGATTCAACGCCGCACACCGCAAAACTAGGCAGCTCATTGAACGTGTCATCGGGCAACTGAAAAACGAGTTCCGTTGCCTCATCAGAAAACTGGAAGCCAGGCTGGAAACAGCAAAGGCTGTCATAGTCGCTGTGTGTGTTCTCCACAACCTTGCAAAAACACACTATGGTTGGTCACGCAAAACATGCATTCACCAGACAGTTTCATCTAAGAGGCAGACTTCTTCAGATGAGGAAGACGATACCTCGAGCAGCGACGATGACAGCAGCGATGAAATCTACTCCCTCGCTGACACATCTGACACTGAAGAATACCAAATTCCTCCCCAAGGAAGTGGATCATCATTCCGTTCAAATATCATCGCAACCTATTTTACCCACTGA